One region of Thiorhodovibrio frisius genomic DNA includes:
- a CDS encoding type I polyketide synthase codes for MSALLEPLTEREHWLILCEWSQKDLHHLLDALPARQLRHLLLEITDASQLCALEQFSELFEGLVAKGHESGGLVGDDSVFVLSQKILAHSSLPLYAQGAIGLHSAAACWAAGCAGVVLDDSLWQMPESALPDNWQTMVSKSDGQDTRCIGALRILKRRNVIGLERLESLNWQRPDDEVDDVRIAANQDIVHSLVGWGDPREWLWPMGQGLAESARIRARYKTTGRYVRALLEQSALDVNRSQTQPRLVADGPLAVSHATRYPIVQGPMTRVSDVPGFAASVAEAGALPMLALALLRADSVEKLLADTQALLGERPWGVGLLGFAPAELRVAQLEIVRRIRPGFALIAGGRPDQAMDLEKAGIATYLHAPTPALARLYVEQGARRLVFEGRECGGHVGPLGSFALWDGVVSTLLECVSDALAPEMHLLFAGGIHDRRSAAMVEALAAPLSARGMKIGVLIGTAYLFTREAVAHGAILPGFQQQALECVRTVNLETGPGHASRCAVTPFADTFEQTRQSLREQGLPADEISQELDRLCLGRLRVAAKGILRDGQRLTDVDSATQARDGMYMIGQVATLRDQVIGIAELHRDLCTPGPATLPATAEIQVDKEPSPSDIAIVGIGSILPGADSTQGFWSNILEKIDNIGEIPPSRWDWRLYFDADPSTRDKVYSKWGAFLDEVPFDPARFGIPPKSLPSIDPIQLLSLEAVRRALADGGYADGDFDRANTSVILGFSGGLGELGEHYATRAELTGRLQGLPDAVLDALPEWTADSFPGLLPNVAAGRVANRFDLGGANFTVDAACASSLTAIDVAVSQLDSGRCNLAIAGGVDTKLSPFAYLCFSKTPALTPQDRARPFDADTDGILLGEGVAMVVLKRLADAEADGDRIYAVIKASASSSDGKALGLTAPRASGQRLAFDRAYRKAGINPATLGLYEAHGTGTRLGDETELGSITKLLSEHQARVHGCALGSVKALIGHTKSTAGVAALIKASLALYHRAIPPQPGVRQPMASLREPTSPVYLAREPIPWLRNGSEPCRAGVSAFGFGGTNCHAVLEEYQGALQPPRLGGERWPCELILFAEGSRDALLKRIETLQSRLQDQSFDLLALAIEHADRVARDQMPWRLAVVANDQSSLSNALSQATAALNQPGKPLSPHIRLTGPDGPIIAREPHQIAFLFPGQGAQYPGMGREAALWFEPFRSACELAEGLFANELPQRLSHYLWPRGQYDDDQQALAALTATEIAQPALGAVELGYLDLLAALGLVPDMVGGHSYGEFIALAAAGALMPADILRLSRARGLAMAGAKGDGAMAAVQASRDSLEPLLAGSALVLANHNAPEQSVLSGPQAELETLLEQLAQKGMKTRRLPVAGAFHSPLIADSQGPLTAALDQVSLVAPRIPVYSNIDARPYPSEPDAVRAQLKQHLLSPVGFVDQIQAMYAAGARIFIEAGPRAILTGLTSQILAGTPHLAVAMDGTGGGLRGIMCTLGALFVEDVNINTEALFAGRRPVAQETIRAGWMVSGGGVRRRDEPVRIPIPVDLAALAGTKIDSSGPPITNEYQHDMNASTASPDGETGGRASATDRPGAHQADASSVLAAYQSYQATMQQFLTLQERVMNQFLTGTATELPMPVVPDLDGPGEVLHFDERSDVAASGNARGKSLSSAAMAPSMQSMDRRFADTSQAPAPGAGSAPTPVPDDGTGSEAVLDRAGLLARVTDVVSNCTGYPPDMLGPDQSLEAELGIDSIKRVEIISSVEKAMPQALAAAMRASMDQIARAANLNQLVDTLWGLLTSSSLSSHCDETESDPAAHQTPGNRQETALEHDRLLTIMVSVVSDCTGYPPEMLGPDQALEAEFGIDSIKRVEIIAGIEKALPTDLATAMRAQMDQISRCATLNALADALLTLQAETTLPENTSKPAEQEFLQQRPSGQRESESARVPVETRSQTLGRYSMRAIPAPRPEPSPGSILGQVLITEDGLGVASLLAEQLSARNIPASILKFEDVASEQALRETLDQARANAGPFGALVHLAGLERMGLPETLANWQRESRRHIKQLFALLSSSAAELRAQQAPVLSASLLGGAFGRDGHCGPGLPLAAAAVGLLKTARIEWPELRTRAIDFPDDKPERLVEWLLDELLASDDADEIGYAKGTRALFEARLDPLHTSIDPQPHRLAGLEPSSQWVVLALGGARGITAEVLRELLRPGMSLVLVGRSRLEPESLATRGVEDDNVLRAALIEQVRATATSPTPVEIDRRLKQLKRSREIARNIADFEEAGARVEYQPIDARDPTALVTLIEKTYQRHGRIDALLQGVGIIEDKLLQDKQPESFSRVFDTKVDSTYLLCRHLRPESLKLALLFASVAGRTGNRGQADYASANEAVNRLAWWMREQWPKTRVLAINWGPWAMTGMASEAVNRQFRERGVTPIPPASGRRFVRDELAFGDPAQVELIAGIFEGQGAPDTAVPAQAGGPVQPLLGLQRPEHQADGSMRLAYRFDLARDRYLDDHRLDGVPVVPAAVAMELMAECVAAGWPKHLVTGIRDLRVLNGIRLENDQPRVLEVWTQAQESPAEGMHEVDAELRDTGNDRLHYRATVMLNAPDERNANVPTSTLKDCHHLTASAAYAEHCFHGPLFQCLHGDLHIAPDGVDGSLRPSNPSAWIADADPQARWLFDPGIVDALLQTVILWARLHHQRYPLPTGFRLVSRAAGDILDAEQPLRLTNRIIQAGPSGSEQNFEVRDSQGRLILALDGVGASYSEALNRLAPSLHSPAAPEDNA; via the coding sequence TTGTCTGCTCTGCTTGAGCCACTGACCGAGCGTGAGCATTGGCTTATATTGTGTGAATGGTCGCAAAAGGATCTGCATCACTTGCTCGATGCCTTGCCCGCCCGCCAGTTGCGTCATCTACTGCTCGAGATCACGGATGCATCACAACTGTGTGCCCTCGAACAGTTTTCTGAATTATTTGAAGGTCTGGTTGCCAAGGGTCATGAAAGCGGGGGCTTGGTCGGAGACGATAGCGTCTTTGTCCTAAGCCAGAAAATTCTGGCCCATTCTAGCTTGCCTTTGTATGCACAGGGTGCAATCGGCTTGCACAGCGCAGCTGCCTGCTGGGCAGCGGGCTGTGCCGGTGTGGTGCTCGACGATAGCCTCTGGCAGATGCCAGAGTCCGCGTTGCCCGATAATTGGCAGACCATGGTCAGCAAGAGCGATGGGCAGGACACTCGCTGTATCGGTGCTCTGCGGATACTAAAGCGGCGCAATGTTATAGGACTGGAGCGACTAGAATCGCTGAACTGGCAGCGTCCAGACGACGAGGTGGATGATGTCAGGATCGCAGCGAATCAAGATATTGTGCACTCACTGGTTGGCTGGGGCGACCCGCGCGAGTGGCTCTGGCCCATGGGGCAAGGGCTTGCAGAATCAGCTCGCATTCGTGCCCGGTATAAGACAACGGGCCGTTATGTGCGCGCACTGCTCGAGCAAAGCGCGCTGGACGTCAACCGCAGCCAAACACAGCCCCGACTGGTTGCCGATGGCCCGCTGGCCGTTTCTCATGCTACCCGCTACCCGATCGTTCAGGGTCCAATGACGCGGGTCAGCGATGTCCCTGGCTTTGCCGCCTCAGTGGCTGAAGCAGGAGCATTGCCGATGCTGGCACTTGCCCTCCTGCGCGCGGACAGCGTTGAAAAGCTTCTTGCAGATACTCAAGCGCTGCTCGGCGAACGGCCATGGGGCGTAGGTCTACTCGGTTTCGCGCCAGCCGAGTTGCGCGTGGCTCAACTCGAGATCGTTCGGCGCATCCGCCCTGGATTTGCGTTGATCGCCGGCGGGCGCCCCGATCAAGCGATGGACCTCGAAAAGGCCGGGATTGCGACCTATCTCCACGCGCCTACACCTGCCTTGGCGCGGCTTTATGTCGAGCAGGGCGCGCGGCGTCTGGTGTTTGAGGGGCGCGAGTGCGGCGGGCATGTCGGGCCGCTCGGAAGCTTTGCGCTCTGGGATGGCGTGGTAAGTACCCTGCTCGAGTGCGTATCCGATGCACTAGCACCTGAGATGCACCTCCTGTTCGCTGGGGGCATCCATGACAGGCGCTCGGCAGCCATGGTAGAAGCGCTTGCCGCCCCACTCTCCGCGCGTGGCATGAAGATCGGCGTACTGATCGGTACCGCTTACTTATTCACGCGCGAGGCAGTCGCCCACGGCGCTATTTTGCCCGGCTTCCAGCAACAGGCACTGGAATGTGTGCGCACGGTCAACCTGGAGACCGGCCCCGGCCATGCGTCGCGCTGCGCGGTCACGCCTTTTGCTGACACCTTTGAGCAGACACGTCAATCCTTGCGCGAACAGGGTCTCCCTGCAGATGAGATCAGTCAGGAGTTGGATCGCCTTTGTCTCGGGCGGCTTCGGGTTGCAGCAAAAGGGATCCTGCGCGACGGACAACGGCTGACTGACGTCGATAGCGCCACGCAAGCGCGTGATGGCATGTATATGATCGGCCAAGTGGCCACTTTGCGGGACCAAGTGATCGGTATCGCCGAGCTTCATCGCGATCTGTGCACGCCTGGCCCCGCAACCTTACCAGCAACGGCTGAGATTCAGGTAGACAAGGAGCCAAGCCCAAGCGATATCGCTATTGTTGGCATTGGCAGCATCCTACCCGGCGCCGATTCGACGCAAGGCTTCTGGTCTAACATTCTCGAGAAGATCGACAACATCGGCGAGATTCCGCCGAGTCGCTGGGACTGGCGTCTTTATTTCGACGCCGATCCAAGCACCCGCGACAAGGTCTACTCCAAATGGGGAGCTTTTCTCGATGAGGTCCCTTTCGACCCGGCCCGCTTCGGCATACCGCCCAAGTCCCTACCATCGATTGATCCGATTCAGCTGTTAAGCTTGGAGGCCGTGCGGCGCGCGCTCGCGGATGGGGGTTACGCCGACGGCGACTTTGACCGCGCCAACACCTCCGTCATTCTTGGTTTTAGCGGAGGTCTGGGCGAGCTGGGCGAGCATTATGCGACCCGTGCCGAATTGACCGGGCGTCTGCAAGGCCTGCCCGATGCGGTGTTGGACGCTTTGCCCGAATGGACCGCAGACTCCTTCCCGGGGTTGCTGCCCAATGTTGCCGCTGGGCGCGTCGCCAACCGCTTCGACTTGGGCGGAGCGAACTTTACCGTCGATGCCGCTTGCGCCTCTTCGCTAACCGCCATTGATGTTGCCGTCAGCCAACTCGACAGCGGCCGTTGCAATCTGGCCATTGCTGGCGGCGTGGATACCAAGCTCTCACCTTTCGCTTACCTATGCTTTTCCAAGACACCGGCATTGACGCCGCAGGACCGCGCCCGCCCATTCGATGCGGACACTGACGGCATCCTGCTCGGTGAAGGCGTTGCCATGGTCGTTCTGAAACGCCTTGCCGATGCAGAAGCAGATGGCGACCGAATCTATGCCGTTATTAAAGCCAGCGCCAGCTCGAGCGACGGTAAGGCATTGGGTCTGACTGCCCCGCGCGCCAGCGGCCAACGCCTGGCCTTCGACCGCGCTTACCGCAAGGCCGGTATCAACCCAGCCACACTCGGCCTATACGAAGCCCACGGCACTGGAACCCGGCTTGGTGACGAAACCGAGCTTGGGAGTATTACCAAATTATTGTCGGAGCATCAGGCGCGCGTACACGGCTGTGCTCTCGGGTCGGTTAAGGCGCTGATTGGCCATACCAAAAGCACTGCCGGTGTGGCTGCGCTAATCAAAGCCTCGCTCGCGCTCTACCATCGGGCGATCCCACCGCAACCCGGCGTGCGCCAGCCGATGGCCAGCCTGCGCGAACCGACCAGTCCGGTGTATCTGGCGCGCGAACCCATCCCCTGGCTGCGCAACGGCAGCGAGCCGTGCCGCGCCGGTGTCAGCGCCTTCGGCTTTGGCGGCACCAACTGTCACGCGGTGCTCGAGGAATATCAAGGTGCTCTGCAGCCGCCGCGCCTGGGCGGCGAGCGCTGGCCCTGCGAATTAATTCTCTTCGCTGAAGGTTCGCGCGATGCGCTCCTCAAGCGCATTGAAACCCTGCAAAGCAGACTGCAAGACCAAAGCTTCGATCTGCTAGCTCTTGCAATCGAGCACGCGGATCGAGTCGCCCGTGACCAAATGCCCTGGCGCCTGGCTGTGGTCGCAAACGACCAATCCAGCTTATCCAACGCCCTTTCTCAAGCCACTGCCGCACTAAACCAGCCAGGAAAGCCACTATCGCCGCACATCCGACTGACCGGTCCCGACGGTCCGATCATCGCGCGTGAGCCGCATCAAATCGCCTTTTTGTTTCCCGGCCAGGGCGCGCAATATCCCGGAATGGGCCGCGAGGCAGCCCTATGGTTCGAGCCCTTCCGCAGCGCATGCGAGCTGGCCGAAGGGCTGTTCGCGAACGAGTTGCCGCAGCGCTTGAGCCATTACCTCTGGCCACGCGGACAATACGATGATGATCAGCAGGCTCTAGCTGCCTTGACCGCAACAGAGATCGCACAGCCAGCCCTCGGCGCCGTCGAACTCGGTTATTTGGATTTGCTCGCAGCCCTTGGCCTGGTGCCCGACATGGTTGGTGGCCATAGTTATGGGGAGTTCATCGCCCTGGCTGCTGCAGGAGCTCTCATGCCGGCTGATATTTTGCGCCTGTCGCGTGCTCGCGGCCTCGCGATGGCCGGTGCGAAGGGCGATGGCGCCATGGCAGCGGTCCAGGCCAGTCGCGACTCGCTCGAGCCCTTGCTCGCAGGAAGCGCACTCGTGCTCGCAAATCACAATGCGCCCGAACAGTCCGTCCTCTCGGGGCCGCAGGCGGAGCTTGAAACGCTGCTCGAGCAACTTGCGCAGAAGGGCATGAAAACCCGCAGGCTACCGGTTGCCGGCGCCTTCCACTCGCCGCTGATCGCCGACTCGCAAGGCCCGCTGACCGCTGCGCTCGATCAGGTCAGCCTGGTAGCTCCGCGCATCCCTGTTTACTCGAACATTGACGCCCGTCCCTATCCGAGCGAACCCGATGCGGTGCGTGCGCAGCTCAAGCAGCACCTGCTGAGCCCGGTCGGATTTGTTGACCAGATTCAGGCTATGTACGCTGCGGGCGCGCGCATTTTTATCGAAGCCGGCCCACGCGCTATTCTGACCGGTTTAACCTCTCAAATTTTGGCTGGCACCCCACATTTGGCTGTGGCCATGGACGGAACCGGCGGCGGTCTTCGCGGCATTATGTGTACGCTTGGTGCGCTATTTGTCGAAGACGTCAATATCAACACCGAGGCGCTCTTTGCCGGTCGCCGGCCTGTCGCTCAGGAAACCATCAGGGCCGGCTGGATGGTCAGTGGCGGCGGAGTGCGCCGACGCGACGAGCCAGTCAGGATACCGATACCAGTAGATTTAGCGGCGCTGGCAGGAACCAAAATCGACAGTTCCGGCCCTCCCATTACCAATGAATATCAACACGACATGAACGCTTCGACAGCGAGCCCTGACGGTGAAACAGGGGGACGCGCATCTGCCACCGACCGACCCGGCGCGCACCAGGCAGACGCCTCCTCTGTTCTCGCAGCCTATCAGTCCTATCAAGCCACCATGCAGCAGTTTCTGACACTGCAAGAGCGGGTGATGAATCAGTTTCTTACCGGAACCGCGACGGAACTGCCCATGCCGGTGGTTCCCGATCTTGACGGCCCCGGGGAGGTGCTCCATTTTGACGAGCGCAGCGACGTTGCCGCATCAGGCAATGCACGTGGAAAATCACTCAGTTCCGCTGCGATGGCTCCAAGCATGCAGAGCATGGACAGGCGCTTTGCCGACACAAGCCAGGCTCCGGCGCCCGGTGCTGGTTCCGCTCCAACGCCCGTGCCAGACGATGGTACAGGTAGCGAGGCGGTGCTTGATCGCGCTGGATTGCTCGCTCGCGTGACCGACGTGGTCAGCAACTGCACGGGCTATCCTCCAGATATGCTCGGGCCGGACCAGTCACTCGAGGCCGAGTTGGGCATCGACTCCATTAAGCGGGTCGAGATCATCTCCAGTGTCGAAAAAGCCATGCCGCAGGCTCTTGCCGCAGCCATGCGCGCCAGCATGGATCAGATCGCCCGTGCCGCGAACCTAAATCAGCTCGTCGATACACTTTGGGGCTTGCTGACTTCGAGCTCACTTTCTTCGCACTGCGATGAAACGGAAAGTGATCCAGCTGCCCATCAAACACCGGGGAATCGCCAGGAAACCGCACTCGAGCATGATCGCCTGCTGACTATCATGGTCAGTGTCGTCAGCGATTGCACCGGCTATCCGCCGGAGATGCTCGGACCGGACCAGGCACTTGAGGCCGAGTTTGGCATTGACTCCATCAAACGGGTGGAGATCATCGCAGGTATCGAGAAGGCTTTACCGACCGACCTCGCCACTGCGATGCGCGCGCAGATGGATCAAATCAGTCGGTGCGCCACCCTTAACGCGCTTGCCGACGCCCTCTTGACCCTGCAAGCGGAAACTACCCTGCCGGAAAATACAAGCAAGCCTGCTGAACAAGAATTTCTTCAGCAACGGCCTTCCGGACAGCGAGAGAGCGAATCCGCGCGCGTGCCGGTGGAAACTCGGTCGCAGACATTAGGCCGCTATAGTATGCGCGCCATACCAGCTCCGCGACCTGAACCAAGCCCGGGATCAATTCTCGGCCAGGTGCTTATCACTGAAGACGGTCTTGGCGTCGCCAGCCTCTTGGCCGAGCAGCTGAGCGCTCGCAATATTCCGGCGAGTATCCTCAAATTCGAGGATGTCGCCTCGGAACAGGCATTGCGGGAAACACTCGATCAGGCTCGTGCCAACGCCGGTCCTTTTGGCGCGCTAGTCCATCTAGCTGGACTTGAAAGGATGGGGCTGCCCGAGACTCTGGCCAACTGGCAACGCGAGAGCAGGCGGCATATCAAACAGCTTTTCGCCTTGCTAAGCTCGAGCGCTGCGGAGTTGCGCGCACAGCAAGCCCCGGTGCTCAGTGCTTCCCTGCTTGGCGGTGCCTTCGGTCGCGATGGGCATTGCGGCCCCGGTCTGCCGCTCGCAGCAGCTGCTGTGGGACTGCTAAAGACCGCGCGCATCGAATGGCCAGAGCTGCGTACCCGGGCGATTGACTTCCCTGACGACAAACCGGAGCGCCTTGTCGAATGGCTGCTCGACGAGCTGCTCGCCAGCGATGACGCCGACGAAATTGGCTACGCCAAAGGCACGCGAGCGCTGTTTGAGGCCAGGTTAGATCCCCTCCATACATCGATAGATCCCCAGCCCCACAGATTGGCGGGATTGGAACCCTCGTCGCAATGGGTGGTTCTCGCGCTTGGCGGCGCGCGCGGGATTACGGCCGAAGTCCTGCGTGAGCTTCTGCGCCCCGGCATGAGCTTGGTGCTTGTCGGGCGCAGCCGGCTGGAGCCGGAATCGCTGGCAACACGAGGAGTCGAAGACGATAACGTCCTGCGCGCGGCACTGATCGAGCAAGTCCGCGCGACCGCCACTTCGCCCACACCGGTAGAGATTGATCGACGCCTGAAGCAACTCAAGCGCTCACGCGAGATCGCACGGAACATTGCGGATTTCGAGGAAGCCGGCGCGCGTGTTGAGTACCAGCCAATCGATGCGCGCGATCCGACAGCTTTGGTCACGCTGATCGAAAAAACCTACCAGCGCCATGGCCGCATTGATGCCCTGCTGCAGGGAGTCGGCATCATTGAGGACAAGTTGCTCCAAGACAAGCAGCCTGAGTCCTTTTCCCGCGTCTTCGACACCAAGGTCGACAGCACCTATCTGCTATGCCGTCATCTGCGCCCGGAGTCCCTCAAGCTGGCGCTGCTGTTCGCATCAGTCGCCGGACGAACCGGAAACCGCGGGCAGGCCGACTACGCCAGCGCCAATGAGGCGGTGAATCGCCTTGCCTGGTGGATGCGTGAGCAATGGCCAAAAACGCGCGTGCTAGCGATCAACTGGGGTCCATGGGCGATGACGGGTATGGCCTCCGAGGCGGTCAATCGCCAGTTCCGCGAACGTGGAGTGACCCCTATTCCACCAGCGTCTGGCCGTCGCTTCGTGCGCGACGAGCTTGCCTTTGGCGATCCAGCGCAGGTGGAGTTGATCGCCGGAATCTTCGAGGGACAGGGAGCGCCTGACACCGCTGTCCCCGCTCAGGCCGGTGGTCCGGTGCAACCATTGCTTGGCCTGCAACGTCCAGAACACCAGGCTGATGGCAGCATGAGGCTCGCTTATCGGTTTGATCTCGCGCGTGATCGCTACCTGGACGACCATCGCCTCGATGGCGTTCCAGTTGTGCCAGCCGCCGTCGCCATGGAGCTCATGGCCGAATGCGTCGCCGCCGGCTGGCCAAAGCATCTGGTGACCGGTATCCGCGATTTGCGTGTCCTGAACGGCATTAGACTCGAAAATGACCAGCCGCGCGTGCTGGAAGTCTGGACCCAGGCGCAGGAATCGCCAGCAGAAGGCATGCATGAAGTGGACGCAGAGCTTCGCGATACCGGAAACGACCGGCTCCATTATCGCGCGACGGTAATGCTCAACGCACCAGATGAGCGCAATGCAAACGTGCCAACAAGCACGCTAAAAGATTGTCATCATCTAACCGCCTCTGCGGCCTATGCGGAGCATTGTTTCCATGGCCCTCTCTTTCAATGTCTTCACGGTGACCTCCACATTGCCCCTGATGGTGTCGATGGGTCTCTGCGACCGAGCAACCCCAGCGCATGGATCGCAGATGCCGACCCACAGGCTCGCTGGCTGTTCGACCCCGGTATCGTGGATGCCCTGCTACAGACAGTCATTCTTTGGGCAAGACTGCACCATCAGCGATATCCCCTGCCTACGGGCTTTCGCCTGGTGAGCCGCGCAGCCGGTGACATTCTCGACGCCGAGCAACCCCTGCGCCTGACCAACCGGATCATCCAGGCGGGCCCGAGTGGCAGCGAGCAAAACTTCGAAGTCCGCGACAGCCAAGGGCGCTTGATCCTTGCGCTCGACGGCGTCGGCGCCAGTTACAGCGAGGCGCTCAATCGGCTAGCGCCTAGCCTTCATAGTCCCGCCGCGCCGGAGGACAACGCCTGA